A genomic window from Fusobacterium sp. JB019 includes:
- a CDS encoding DUF1694 domain-containing protein — MDIFDEKEKVRVKLQNLQIEKNYYLGEFKENIIIAVKKQDLNDKINKDIFKLMERKDAKLLKISRQINFKIVKEYIQYAEKIGLNYRLVDGISFSSEIGMVLVSKEILDNEKENIILESKKDKYLSRGLSPIYAKYEGKKICRKHFTLLQKKYSENIENFSEIKMVDKLLGIKCPICQEEGEKKE, encoded by the coding sequence ATGGATATATTTGATGAAAAAGAGAAAGTAAGGGTAAAACTTCAAAATTTACAAATAGAAAAAAATTATTATTTAGGAGAATTTAAAGAAAATATTATTATTGCTGTAAAAAAGCAAGACTTAAATGACAAAATAAATAAAGATATTTTTAAATTAATGGAAAGAAAAGATGCGAAGCTTTTAAAGATAAGTAGACAAATTAATTTTAAAATAGTAAAGGAATACATTCAATATGCAGAGAAAATAGGACTTAATTACAGATTAGTAGATGGGATTTCTTTTTCAAGTGAAATAGGAATGGTATTAGTTTCCAAGGAAATATTAGATAATGAAAAAGAAAATATAATTTTAGAAAGTAAAAAAGACAAATATCTAAGTAGAGGATTGTCTCCTATTTATGCAAAATATGAAGGAAAAAAAATTTGTAGAAAACATTTTACTTTATTACAAAAAAAATATTCAGAAAATATAGAAAATTTTTCAGAAATTAAAATGGTAGATAAATTACTCGGAATAAAATGTCCTATATGTCAAGAAGAAGGAGAAAAAAAAGAATGA
- a CDS encoding electron transfer flavoprotein subunit beta/FixA family protein — protein MNIVVCIKQVPDTTEIKLDPVKGTLIRDGVPSIMNPDDKGGLEEALKLKDMYGAHVTVITMGPPQADAILREAYAMGVDRAILLTDRKFAGADTLATSNALAAALREIDYDLIIAGRQAIDGDTAQVGPQIAEHLGIPQISYLKELEYNEDAKTIKVKRVVEDGYYLLEAELPALVTVLAEANQPRYMRVGNIVDAFNKEVEVWTTENVKIEAEKLGLKGSPTQVKKSFTKGAKQAGKVFNDLDTKQAVNLIVEKLKEKFVI, from the coding sequence ATGAATATAGTAGTTTGTATAAAACAAGTTCCAGATACAACAGAAATAAAACTAGATCCAGTAAAAGGAACATTAATTAGAGATGGGGTTCCTAGTATAATGAACCCAGACGATAAAGGTGGACTAGAAGAAGCATTAAAATTAAAAGATATGTATGGGGCTCACGTAACAGTAATTACAATGGGACCTCCTCAAGCAGATGCTATTTTAAGAGAAGCATATGCTATGGGTGTTGATAGAGCAATATTATTAACAGATAGAAAATTTGCAGGAGCAGATACTTTAGCAACATCTAATGCTCTAGCAGCAGCTTTAAGAGAAATTGATTATGATTTAATAATAGCTGGAAGACAAGCTATTGATGGAGATACAGCTCAAGTAGGACCACAAATAGCTGAACATTTAGGAATACCTCAAATCTCTTATTTAAAAGAATTAGAGTATAACGAAGATGCAAAAACAATTAAAGTGAAAAGAGTAGTTGAAGATGGATACTATTTATTAGAAGCTGAATTACCAGCTTTAGTAACAGTATTAGCTGAAGCTAATCAACCTAGATATATGAGAGTTGGAAACATAGTTGATGCTTTTAACAAGGAAGTTGAAGTTTGGACAACTGAAAACGTTAAAATTGAAGCAGAAAAACTAGGATTAAAAGGTTCTCCAACACAGGTTAAAAAATCATTTACAAAAGGTGCTAAACAAGCAGGGAAAGTGTTTAATGACTTAGATACAAAACAAGCTGTAAACTTAATTGTAGAAAAATTAAAAGAAAAATTCGTTATATAG
- a CDS encoding transposase has protein sequence MKLNLKFSSHHMLTSIKTYIKYLPYIKNSLTYPFSNGPIEGINNKIKVINRIAFGYRSFYHLRNRILIYSNLTTIKIPSA, from the coding sequence ATGAAGCTAAACTTAAAATTTTCAAGTCATCATATGCTAACTTCAATAAAGACATATATTAAATATTTACCTTATATTAAAAATAGTTTAACTTATCCTTTTTCTAATGGACCTATTGAAGGAATTAATAATAAAATAAAGGTTATTAATCGAATTGCCTTTGGATATCGTAGCTTTTATCACTTAAGAAATAGAATTTTAATTTATAGTAACTTAACAACAATAAAAATTCCTTCAGCATAA
- a CDS encoding electron transfer flavoprotein subunit alpha/FixB family protein: MNLSDYKGIVVFAEQRDGQLQKVGIELIGKAKELAGKLNVPVTAALIGSEIEGLAKELVAYGADKVLVVDKPELKIYGTEAYAQAFKAIIDAKKPEIVLFGATTLGRDLAPRVSSRMVCGLTADCTKLEISDDEFKRLEMTRPAFGGNLMATIISPNHRPQMSTVRPGVMQKLERDDARKGEIEKFDFALDTSKLKVKVLEVVKEAKNKVDISEAKILVSGGRGIGSAENFKNLEAVAQEIGATVSASRAAVDAGYIEHDRQVGQTGKTVRPDIYFACGISGAIQHVAGMEESEYIVAINKDEGAAIFDVADLGIVGDANKIAALLGEELKKVNANK; encoded by the coding sequence ATGAATTTAAGCGATTATAAAGGAATAGTTGTATTTGCTGAACAAAGAGATGGGCAATTACAAAAAGTAGGGATAGAGTTAATAGGAAAAGCAAAAGAATTAGCTGGAAAATTAAATGTACCTGTTACTGCAGCATTAATAGGATCAGAAATAGAAGGATTAGCAAAAGAATTAGTAGCTTACGGTGCAGATAAGGTATTAGTTGTTGATAAACCAGAATTAAAAATATACGGAACAGAAGCTTATGCACAAGCTTTCAAAGCAATAATAGATGCAAAAAAACCAGAAATAGTTCTATTTGGAGCTACAACTTTAGGAAGAGATTTAGCACCTAGAGTATCTTCAAGAATGGTATGTGGATTAACTGCAGATTGTACAAAATTAGAAATATCTGATGATGAGTTCAAAAGATTAGAAATGACAAGACCTGCATTTGGTGGAAACTTAATGGCGACTATTATTTCTCCTAATCATAGACCTCAAATGTCAACTGTAAGACCAGGAGTTATGCAAAAATTAGAAAGAGATGACGCTAGAAAAGGAGAAATTGAAAAATTTGATTTTGCTTTAGATACATCTAAATTAAAAGTTAAAGTTTTAGAAGTTGTTAAAGAAGCTAAAAATAAAGTTGATATTTCAGAAGCTAAGATATTAGTTTCTGGTGGAAGAGGAATTGGTTCTGCTGAAAACTTTAAAAATCTAGAAGCGGTAGCTCAAGAAATAGGAGCAACAGTTTCAGCTTCAAGAGCAGCTGTAGATGCTGGATATATAGAGCATGATAGACAAGTAGGTCAAACAGGAAAAACAGTAAGACCTGATATTTATTTTGCTTGTGGAATTTCAGGAGCGATTCAACACGTTGCAGGAATGGAAGAATCTGAATATATTGTTGCTATAAATAAAGATGAAGGAGCTGCAATATTTGATGTTGCTGACTTAGGAATAGTTGGGGATGCTAATAAAATAGCAGCTTTACTTGGAGAAGAATTAAAAAAAGTTAATGCAAATAAATAG
- a CDS encoding carboxypeptidase-like regulatory domain-containing protein produces the protein MNSFNSVYFRIFLFLFLTVNSFCDKFKIDFEFDIATGYIYYEENNPFFFNDSKASLNLEKGNYTFLFSDKYQNSLKKKIFISKNKKIFISFLNNKKIKGKILDENFNPIKLCNIKIKNKLTKQKSSTTSDDFGKFNIPYTDGINIITINKIGYSSKIIMQDFSNHDSNNIYILNKNFYLFSGIVTNDIYPINNLPIYLFSKKGKLLNKTTTNINGEFFLNNINSNTFYIFIPETKLYKTYKSSFFNIDKSIEEFRINIKKR, from the coding sequence ATGAATTCTTTTAATAGTGTGTATTTTCGTATATTTTTATTTTTATTTTTAACTGTTAATTCCTTTTGTGATAAGTTTAAAATTGATTTTGAGTTCGATATAGCTACCGGTTATATTTATTATGAAGAAAATAATCCGTTTTTTTTTAATGACTCTAAAGCTTCACTAAACCTTGAAAAGGGAAATTATACTTTCTTATTTTCTGATAAATATCAAAATTCTTTAAAAAAAAAGATTTTTATATCAAAAAATAAAAAGATTTTTATATCTTTTCTTAATAATAAAAAAATTAAAGGTAAAATTTTAGATGAAAATTTTAATCCTATTAAACTCTGTAATATAAAAATTAAAAATAAACTCACAAAACAAAAATCAAGTACAACTTCAGATGATTTTGGAAAATTTAATATTCCTTATACTGATGGAATTAATATTATCACTATAAATAAGATAGGATATTCCTCTAAAATTATAATGCAAGATTTTTCTAATCATGATTCTAATAATATTTACATCTTAAATAAAAACTTTTATCTTTTTTCTGGAATCGTTACCAATGATATATACCCTATTAATAATTTACCGATTTATCTTTTTTCTAAAAAAGGAAAACTTTTAAATAAAACTACTACAAATATAAATGGAGAATTCTTTCTTAATAATATTAATTCTAATACCTTTTATATTTTTATACCAGAAACAAAATTGTACAAAACATATAAATCATCTTTTTTTAATATAGATAAATCTATTGAAGAGTTTCGTATAAATATAAAAAAACGTTAA
- a CDS encoding OmpA family protein — protein sequence MKSKRISIGFLLGAILITGCTNDFVRPEGSTSYTNSGAMSGAIAGALAGQAIGQDTKGTLIGAAAGALLGTAVGSSMQQQENEFRNVLYSSGVGIVNTGRSILLTLPGGLTFPIDGAKIKPEFTRQLNSIAYVLNKYPNSRIKITGHTDNTGSYNHNLNLSEQRAYSVRNYLVRQGVGSQRITSLGMASDLPVASNASKAGRQANRRVTIEVISR from the coding sequence ATGAAAAGTAAAAGAATTTCAATCGGTTTCCTTTTAGGAGCAATTTTGATTACAGGATGTACTAATGATTTTGTTAGACCTGAAGGTTCTACTTCATATACAAATTCTGGAGCAATGAGTGGAGCTATTGCTGGAGCTTTAGCAGGACAAGCAATAGGTCAAGATACCAAAGGTACTCTTATAGGAGCTGCTGCTGGAGCTTTATTAGGAACTGCTGTAGGGTCATCTATGCAACAACAAGAAAACGAATTCAGAAATGTATTATACAGTTCTGGAGTTGGTATTGTAAATACAGGTCGTTCTATTTTATTGACATTACCTGGAGGTTTAACTTTTCCTATTGATGGAGCAAAAATAAAACCTGAATTTACTAGGCAATTAAATTCTATAGCTTATGTCCTTAATAAATATCCAAATTCAAGAATTAAGATAACTGGTCACACCGATAATACTGGTTCTTATAACCATAATTTAAATCTTTCTGAACAAAGAGCTTATTCAGTTAGAAACTATTTAGTAAGACAAGGAGTCGGATCACAAAGAATCACTTCTTTAGGTATGGCTTCTGATCTTCCTGTCGCTTCTAACGCTTCTAAAGCTGGTAGGCAAGCTAACAGAAGGGTTACTATCGAAGTCATTTCAAGATAA
- the murA gene encoding UDP-N-acetylglucosamine 1-carboxyvinyltransferase has translation MSVEAFKIIGGKEIKGVLKVEGSKNASLPIFIATLIEQGVYVLKNVPNLMDIRTLIKLLESLGLIVEKLDKNSYRIINNGIKNIEASYELVKKMRASFLVMGPMLSNGGKAKVSLPGGCAIGARPVDLHLKGFEALGAEIVIDHGYVQAEIKEKKLKGNKIILDFPSVGASENIIMAAVKAKGITIIENVAREPEIDDLCNFLNKMGAKISGLGTGRIEIEGVEKLKPCDYSIMPDRIVAGTFIIASIMFNGKIKVEGVEPECLESFLMKLTEMGLKYEFDSKGLFVVKSKLENMEGTKVTTMPYPGFPTDLQSPLMTLMCLVKGNSEIKETIFENRFMHVPELNRMGANITVEKNIAIIKGIKEFSAAKVMASDLRAGAALVLAALKSDGETIVNRIYHIDRGYEALEEKLKLTGGDISRIKEEV, from the coding sequence ATGAGTGTAGAAGCTTTTAAGATAATTGGAGGAAAAGAAATAAAAGGAGTGCTAAAAGTTGAGGGATCAAAAAATGCGTCATTACCAATTTTTATAGCAACCTTAATAGAGCAAGGAGTATATGTATTAAAAAACGTTCCAAATCTTATGGATATAAGAACATTAATAAAGCTTTTAGAAAGTTTAGGCTTAATTGTAGAAAAACTAGATAAAAATTCATATAGAATAATTAATAATGGAATTAAAAATATAGAGGCTTCTTATGAACTTGTAAAGAAAATGAGAGCATCATTTTTAGTGATGGGACCAATGTTATCAAATGGTGGAAAGGCAAAGGTATCTTTACCAGGAGGATGTGCGATAGGAGCAAGACCTGTAGATTTACATTTAAAGGGATTTGAAGCTTTAGGAGCTGAGATAGTAATAGATCATGGATATGTTCAAGCTGAAATTAAAGAAAAAAAACTGAAAGGAAATAAAATAATATTAGATTTCCCAAGTGTTGGAGCAAGTGAAAACATAATTATGGCAGCAGTAAAAGCCAAAGGAATAACTATAATAGAAAATGTAGCGAGAGAACCTGAAATAGATGATTTGTGTAATTTTTTGAATAAAATGGGGGCAAAAATTTCAGGGTTAGGTACAGGTAGAATAGAAATAGAAGGTGTTGAAAAATTAAAACCTTGCGATTATTCAATTATGCCAGACAGGATAGTTGCAGGAACTTTTATAATTGCTTCTATAATGTTTAATGGTAAAATTAAAGTTGAGGGAGTCGAGCCGGAATGTTTAGAAAGTTTTTTAATGAAACTCACTGAAATGGGTTTAAAATATGAATTTGATTCAAAAGGGTTATTTGTAGTTAAATCAAAACTAGAAAATATGGAAGGGACAAAAGTAACAACAATGCCTTATCCTGGTTTTCCAACAGATTTACAATCTCCTTTAATGACTTTAATGTGCCTGGTGAAAGGAAATAGTGAAATTAAAGAAACTATTTTTGAAAATAGATTTATGCATGTTCCGGAATTAAATAGAATGGGAGCAAATATAACTGTTGAGAAAAATATAGCAATAATAAAAGGGATAAAAGAATTTTCAGCAGCAAAAGTAATGGCTAGTGATCTTAGAGCAGGAGCAGCTCTTGTTTTAGCAGCTTTGAAATCAGATGGAGAAACCATAGTAAATAGAATATATCATATTGATAGAGGTTATGAAGCTTTAGAAGAAAAATTAAAGCTCACAGGTGGAGATATTTCAAGAATAAAAGAAGAAGTATAA